Proteins encoded together in one Lysinibacillus sp. FSL K6-0232 window:
- a CDS encoding phospho-sugar mutase, which translates to MSVQQLYKQWLQQPLPDYLATELAEIASDEQAIEDRFYQYVSFGTGGMRGVLGAGINRMNIYTIRRVAEGLACYIMSNGEEAKQRGVVIAYDTRHFSYEFACETASVLGAHGIRSYVYTEARPTPQLSFTVRQLNAYAGVVITASHNPKQYNGFKIYGEDGAQLTPQFANEIVAHMAEIDDIFAIEAATLSKLEQQGTFTWLANDLDRAYLTELLTLKSNDAIDCNIKLVYTPLHGAGLVPVSEGLRAFGFQQVYLVEQQAVQDGAFPTVPYPNPEESEAFELAMNLGEQVGAELLLATDPDADRLGVAVKNGEYYELLTGNQLGALLLHYLLATKQQQGALPHNGVMLKTIVTSELGTHIAEAFGVATVNTLTGFKYIAEKVAEYEKTGDFTYLFGYEESYGYLIEIFVRDKDAVQVALKVAEMAAFYKTKGYTLLEQLENLYKEFGYYKEALLSQQFEGKNGQVKMQAILQRLRDNMPREVAGLTVSCVEDYLARTATFVDGTVEQLTLPQENVLKFILADDSWIAIRPSGTEPKCKFYIGAVGETAEQTEQKLEQLKQAVVAMVQF; encoded by the coding sequence GTGAGCGTGCAACAATTATATAAACAATGGCTACAGCAACCATTGCCTGATTACTTAGCAACGGAATTAGCAGAGATTGCTTCTGATGAACAGGCTATTGAAGATCGATTCTATCAATATGTATCATTTGGGACAGGCGGTATGCGAGGTGTGCTAGGTGCTGGAATAAATCGTATGAATATCTATACGATCCGTCGCGTGGCAGAGGGGCTTGCTTGTTATATTATGTCTAATGGCGAAGAAGCTAAACAGCGAGGTGTGGTCATTGCTTATGATACACGCCATTTTTCCTATGAATTTGCCTGCGAAACTGCAAGTGTACTAGGCGCACATGGCATTCGCTCGTATGTATATACGGAAGCTAGACCAACGCCTCAATTATCATTTACTGTTCGACAATTAAATGCCTATGCAGGTGTTGTAATCACAGCAAGTCATAATCCAAAGCAATATAATGGCTTTAAGATATATGGTGAGGATGGTGCACAGCTTACACCACAATTTGCGAATGAAATTGTAGCTCATATGGCAGAAATTGATGATATTTTTGCAATTGAAGCGGCGACATTATCTAAGTTGGAGCAACAAGGAACTTTTACATGGCTTGCTAATGATTTAGACCGGGCTTATTTAACAGAGCTTTTAACATTAAAGAGTAACGATGCGATTGATTGTAATATAAAGCTTGTTTATACACCGTTGCATGGTGCGGGATTAGTACCTGTTTCTGAGGGCTTGCGAGCATTTGGCTTTCAACAAGTATATCTTGTAGAACAGCAGGCAGTACAGGATGGTGCTTTTCCAACTGTACCGTATCCAAATCCAGAGGAGTCAGAGGCATTTGAGCTAGCGATGAATCTTGGTGAACAGGTAGGCGCAGAGTTACTGCTAGCAACGGACCCTGATGCAGATCGGTTAGGTGTAGCTGTGAAAAATGGCGAGTATTATGAGCTTTTAACAGGGAATCAGCTGGGTGCATTACTGTTACACTATTTATTAGCTACAAAACAGCAGCAAGGAGCATTACCTCACAATGGCGTAATGCTGAAAACGATTGTGACCTCTGAGCTAGGTACACATATTGCCGAAGCATTTGGTGTTGCAACAGTCAATACATTAACGGGCTTTAAATATATTGCTGAAAAGGTTGCGGAATATGAGAAAACAGGAGATTTCACATATTTATTTGGCTATGAGGAGAGTTATGGCTATTTAATTGAAATATTTGTACGCGATAAGGATGCTGTTCAAGTGGCATTAAAGGTTGCTGAAATGGCTGCTTTCTATAAGACAAAGGGCTATACATTGCTAGAGCAACTAGAGAATTTGTATAAAGAATTTGGCTACTACAAAGAGGCACTACTTTCTCAGCAATTCGAGGGCAAAAATGGGCAAGTAAAAATGCAGGCAATATTACAGCGTTTGCGTGATAATATGCCGAGAGAGGTAGCTGGTCTAACTGTATCATGTGTAGAAGATTATTTAGCTAGAACAGCTACATTTGTAGATGGCACGGTAGAGCAGCTTACATTGCCGCAAGAAAATGTCTTAAAATTTATACTAGCAGATGATTCATGGATTGCCATTCGTCCATCTGGCACTGAGCCAAAATGTAAGTTTTATATTGGCGCTGTTGGAGAAACAGCTGAACAAACAGAGCAAAAGCTTGAGCAGTTAAAGCAGGCTGTAGTGGCGATGGTACAATTCTAA
- a CDS encoding IS3 family transposase (programmed frameshift) has product MGKNVYSSEVKWAVVKEKLSGKLTTKQIMEKYDIKNKSQVETWMRWYKNNEIYRFDQPIGKQYTYGHGPEGQSETDKINRKMMHLEMENEILKKVYGNRKGVERKVVLPTVQKLSEKYTVTMILKVLKIPRSTYYRWLKEGIKDKLSETEIILIELCRRTKYRNGHRKIKALLKKEYHIELNRNTVQSLMQKHNLQCRIKRKRRWKSQSGQEVIVPNILARNFIAVSPNEKWVTDITYIQYGSTTLYLATILDLYNNEIIAYKLYDHQQTPLVMDVLKEALKVRNYPKGVIVHSDQGSVYTSYAYQNLIKERNLVGSMSRRGNCWDNAVIESFHSNLKTEEFQYTKFNSLNIEEVRERIDAYIKYYNEERIQEKLGYLTPIEFSRQVA; this is encoded by the exons ATGGGCAAAAATGTATATTCATCGGAAGTTAAGTGGGCAGTAGTAAAAGAAAAATTAAGTGGTAAGTTAACAACGAAACAAATCATGGAGAAATATGATATTAAAAATAAATCACAGGTTGAGACATGGATGCGTTGGTATAAGAACAATGAGATTTATCGTTTTGATCAACCGATTGGTAAACAATATACTTACGGACATGGACCAGAAGGACAATCGGAAACAGATAAAATAAACCGTAAAATGATGCATTTAGAAATGGAGAACGAAATCTTAA AAAAAGTTTATGGCAATCGCAAAGGAGTTGAACGTAAAGTAGTATTGCCAACTGTACAGAAGCTTAGTGAAAAGTATACGGTGACGATGATTCTGAAAGTGTTAAAGATTCCACGTTCTACGTATTATCGCTGGTTAAAAGAAGGAATTAAAGATAAATTAAGTGAAACTGAAATCATACTGATAGAATTATGTAGACGTACAAAATATCGAAATGGGCACAGGAAAATCAAGGCGTTATTGAAGAAGGAATATCATATAGAATTAAATCGAAATACGGTACAAAGCTTGATGCAAAAACATAATCTACAGTGTCGTATTAAACGCAAGCGGAGGTGGAAATCGCAAAGTGGACAAGAAGTAATTGTACCGAATATATTGGCTCGTAATTTTATCGCAGTAAGTCCGAATGAGAAATGGGTAACGGATATTACGTATATTCAATATGGTAGTACTACTCTTTATTTAGCAACTATATTAGACCTTTATAACAATGAAATTATAGCTTATAAGTTATATGACCACCAACAAACACCATTAGTAATGGACGTGTTGAAAGAGGCTTTAAAAGTACGAAATTATCCTAAAGGCGTCATTGTACATTCAGATCAAGGTAGTGTCTATACTTCTTATGCTTATCAAAACCTTATAAAAGAAAGAAATTTAGTAGGAAGTATGTCTCGACGAGGAAACTGTTGGGATAATGCGGTTATTGAGTCATTTCATTCAAACTTAAAAACAGAAGAATTCCAATATACTAAATTTAATTCACTAAATATCGAGGAGGTAAGAGAACGAATTGATGCATATATCAAATATTATAATGAGGAACGAATTCAAGAAAAATTAGGCTACTTAACGCCTATTGAATTTAGTCGTCAAGTAGCCTAA